The following proteins are co-located in the Triticum aestivum cultivar Chinese Spring chromosome 1A, IWGSC CS RefSeq v2.1, whole genome shotgun sequence genome:
- the LOC123163112 gene encoding blue copper protein 1a-like, with amino-acid sequence MASKQMLVAVFAVAFLLGLAVATEHLVGDDKGWTLNFNYTAWTETKQFVVGDTLVFKYGSPAHNLVEVGGPDFAACTQTAGAVVRTSGEDRLALDTAGRRWFFCGVGPHCKSGMKLKITVLDTAAPTPQPAPTNPAGKLQARIGETAAAVTVLAAAMLVL; translated from the exons ATGGCGTCCAAGCAGATGCTTGTCGCCGTGTTCGCCGTGGCCTTCCTCCTGGGGCTCGCCGTCGCCACGGAGCACTTGGTCGGCGACGACAAGGGCTGGACCCTCAACTTCAACTACACGGCCTGGACCGAGACAAAGCAGTTCGTCGTCGGGGACACGCTAG TTTTCAAGTACGGGAGCCCCGCCCACAATCTGGTGGAGGTGGGCGGTCCAGACTTCGCCGCGTGCACCCAGACGGCCGGCGCCGTCGTTAGGACCTCCGGCGAGGACCGTCTCGCGCTCGACACGGCTGGACGCCGGTGGTTCTTCTGCGGCGTCGGCCCGCACTGCAAGAGCGGCATGAAGCTCAAGATCACCGTCCTCGACACCGCCGCGCCGACTCCCCAGCCTGCCCCGACCAACCCTGCTGGCAAGCTGCAGGCGCGCATTGGTGAGACGGCGGCCGCGGTCACCGTGCTCGCCGCGGCCATGCTCGTGCTCTAG